ACAGTGTATAAAGAAACCTACAGGTATAGATGAACCTAGTGTATCCAGTGTATAGAGGAACCTACAGTATATCTAGTGTACAGAGGAACCTACAGTGTATAAAGAAACCTACAGTGTATCCAGTGTATAAAAAAATCTAGTGTATAGATGAACCTAATGTATCCAATGTATAAATAAACCTAAAGTATATCTAGTgtagctgaagatccagctgcgctggatgggtcacgtctccagaatggaggaccatcgccttcccaagatcgtgttatatggcgagctctccactggccaccgtgacagaggtgcaccaaagaaaaggtacaaggactgcctaaagaaatctcttggtgcctgccacattgaccaccgccagtgggctgatatcgcctcaaaccgtgcatcttggcgcctcacagtttggcgggcagcaacctcctttgaagaagaccgcagagcccacctcactgacaaaaggcaaaggaggaaaaacccaacacccaaccatttttcccctgcagccgctgcaaccgtgtctgcctgtcccgcatcggacttgtcagccacaaacgagcctgcagctgacgtggacttttaccccctccttaaatcttcgtccgcgaagccaagccaaagatatccagTGTATAGATGAACCTACAGTGCATCCAATGTATAAAGAAACTTACAGTATATCCAGTGTAGAGATGAACCTACAGTGTATGAAGAAACCTTGTGTGTAGACGAACCTACACACTGTAGGTGTGTATCCAATGTATAAAGAAACCTACAGTATATCCAGTGTATGAAGAAACCTTATATATAGATGGACCTACAGTGTATCCAGTGTGCAGAGGAACCTACAGCGTATAGAGGGACCTACGGTGTATCCAGTGTATTGAGGGATCTACAGTGTATCCAGTGTACAGAGAAACCTACAGTGTACAGATGGACCTAGTGCATCGTGTACAGAGGAACCTACAGTGTATCGAGGAACCTAGTGTATAAAAAGACGAGCAgcgtcccctctcccccccccccacctccctccacccccccccccacctccctccacccccccccccacctccctccacccccccccctctcccctcggcAGTTGCCTGGCCTGATGAATATCTCTGATTTGTTGTGGGAGGTTTTATCTGGACTTTCTCCAGCTTTTGAGCACCGACTTGCTGCTCCTTTTATTACAACTTCCACCGAGATAcgccacacacacaaaaaaaatcaatgccttCTCGTAAGAACCCCGGATATGGTTTCTGACCTGCGGGGGAAATTGGAAGGGAGCGAGGACGTGGGAGTTTCCAACAGAACCATTTAAGGACATCGGAAGCCACCGCTCGTCACCCGGGCTTTCCGTGCGTGAACTGAAATGAGTTGGCCGCTCATCCGCCCTGACCATAtacggggaggtgggggggcgacGAGCCAAGCGAAAGTGAGCGGGGGTCCCAATGAAGTTGAGAGACGTGGGGGAGGGATGTGAGATGTGGGTCGGGGGAGAAAtgagagactggggggggggggggggggggggggggatggtcagGGTTGTTTGTGGGAAGGATTAGCAGCAGGGCTGCAACTTATTGGGAAGACCGGATAGAACAAATAAACGCAGTGACTTCAAGGGGAATGAGAACCATAGGACACTACAGCTCAGAATCagaccccttctagtctgtgcagagcCCTTTTTATTTTGCCTAGACCCactccacagccctccatacccctcccatccaagttCTTTCATAGTAAAACTGAACTtgaattcaccacttcatctgtgccaagaagttccccctaagccTCTTCCCCTTTCACTCAAACTTCTGGTTcgaatctcacctcccctcattggggggaggggggagagccaATCTGTctgtattcccccccccccacctcataatttaaaatacctccatcaaatctcccttcgtCCTTGTACGCCgcggggaataaagtcctaacctgtttaaccggtccctgtaattcagttcctgaagtccgggcaacatcctagtaaaccttctctttCCATCTTATGGACATCTTTCCTGAAGTTTAGTTCACTTAAAAATATCCTCTTGTGGGCCAGCCTCGATCAAGAAAGTTTGTAAGAAGGGAAAGCAGAAATGATGAGCACCGAGGCTGGTTTTGTAACTGAAGCTACCGGGACTtgaaaggcttttatttgcaagatgtGGACAAGCATCgctggtcgctcacactgacctcgGACTCGAATAGTGCTCTCACCACAAtaacattggtggggggggggggaatccttgTGGGTGACACTCCATTAATAAAGTTTGGAAGAAGGAAAGCAGAAGTTGAGAGAAAGTTGGTAAAcatcagtggagggggggggggaggggagggacatCCTGTTCGCTGTCAGAGGCAGCGTTCACGGGACAGGGGTGTGTTGTTTCGAGAGAGGGGGGTGGAACCAGTACTTAAGGACGGTTCCTCCCCTCTGGACGACGATCGAAGGAGCGGCGAGGCAGTAGCGAGACGCAAGCTTTTTCTCCAGTGTTTTCCCTCTCTTTTCCAGTGCCTTTCCCGTTCCTagtgctgcccccccccccttccccaccatcaCTGCTGGGATCCAGAGCCACTCAGCGCTGCGCCCCATCCCGCTCGCCCCCATGGACATGAAGGCGGAGGCGCAGCGAGTCATGGCGGTGGCGCTGAGCAAGATGTACACGGGCCGGCTCCAAAGGGGAGGCGCCCGGCTCCACCGCAGTCTGCTCCTGTCGCTGGTGCTCCGCGGTGCCCAGGACGTCTACCTCGGCCTGAGAGCGGCCCGCGGGGGGCCGGGCCGACAGCTGGAAGCGGAGAGCGGCGCCGGAGCTGCGGCCGAGGTGCGGGCTCCCAGCCCGGCGCCGGGCGTCGAGTTCATGGACTGTTCGGCTCAGCCCGTGGTCGAATCGGGGCGCCTGGAAGGGATCGAGCCGCCGGCCGTTTCGGCGCAGCTGGCCGGGAGCGACCCACGCGGGACGCCCTGCCCCGAACCCCGACCCGGGCAGGAGGTACCCGCCGACAAGCGGCTCGTCCCCCGGCCGGATCGCAGCAGGAAGCGGAGGAAAGACTGCCCCGAGCCCGAGGCGCTGCCGACCAAGCGAGCCcggctggaggaggaggaggggggagagacccGCGCCTTGGCCGCCAGCCTTGGGTCAGGACCGCAGGTCAAAGTGAAAGAGCAGCCGGTGAACCAGGGCCAGATCTGGCGGGACAGGGTGTTGGGCGAGTTGTCCATGTGGGTCCGGCCCATCGTGGCTTATTGAAAGTCCGGGCGAGACAGTGAAATCTGGCctgttcccccacctcccccgagACGAGGGGTGGCGGAGAGCGTTCGCCCTGAACGGGGGTTCGAACCGGCGACGGGAGTGTTCGCACTGAAGACAAAAGCCTGTCTGGGAAAGAACTGAGTGGAGGGTCGTCGTGTCCGTCCGTTTCCCCCCCTCCCGGGAGGAGCGACGTGACTCATTTGGCGTCAAAGTTGCACAGACGGACAAGAATCCCCTGAACAGTCCGGTCTTTGTTGATCGTGGGCACCGCGGACTGGGGTtggtttgggggggagggggggttcgaACTAGCGCCGAGCGAGACGAGTCACCGCCCATCGAACTGATACACCTCATTACGTCAGCAGGTGAAATGACATGGACATCAGGCAATGTCAGGACTCGCTTGGCCAAGGAAAGGGCTGCATCAGGGGCTGTAAGGACTATTCCCTACTTCAAACCTGATGGCGAGGTTAAATCTTGCATACTGTACTTGAAATGTATTTTTTTGTAAAAGAAAATCAGGACTTGTTTGGCAAGGAATGTCATACATCAGGGCTGTAAGGACTATTATTTAAGATTTGATGACTTAAGTTCCATTTTGCATACTTGAAATGTACGAtttgttaataaaaatatatattttttctccaaaaaaaccccTGGTTTTCGCTGCTGCTCATTCTACCCCAGAGTTCTTTATGCTCCTCTGAGATTAGATTAGACTAGACTGGGGAAGTCCAGGTCACCTACTGAGAATTTGATCATGTCAACAGGATCTTGAGAGGTTTGgatgaggttttttttatttagaaAAAATGGGTAAAagttgtctctctccccccccccaccgagagtGGGAGTTCATTATCAATGAATGATAACGGGGAGATTAGTTTGAAAGGTTCAGGTTCTGCCCTGGtctctggttccatctgcctgGGTCGAGCTAACCACATGGGAATCTAGTTTGCCTCCTGCTCTGGATCCCTGTGGAAAAATTGGGAAGCGGAACTTTTATTTAGGACGATTTGTTTCTTATCTGTGACAGGTTGATAGGAgccggggcatcaaaggttatggggagaaagtggggggggggggggtggtgagtgggGAAAACGATcatctcatgattgaatggtgagccagacacaatgggctgaatgtccgATATCTGCACCTATGTCTTATTTCACAACATTCGCTTGAACTACTTTGGACAAGTAGTTCAATGCCAGGGATGTGGTAGTCGGTGTGAATACACAGCAATAAGGGTAAGTTCAGGCATCTTTAGAATCTGACTTTTCTCACCAGATAGCAGTGGGTGAGTCATGGTCACACAGGCATGTTGACCAAGGGCATTCTGGCCAAGTACTATCTTTATGTATTGGGTCCATATCCTTCGAacccagcggttctcaacctttttctttccactcacctcccactttaagtaatccctatgccatcggtggtctgtgattgcttaaggtgggaggtgagtagaaagaaaaagtttgaaaaccactgttgaaaTCATACCTtatggacttgttatgtgcacgctttcagaactccgaaggaaatgacaatttttctcaagcaaaatatttcaggaacaattgggtctggagcagtggttctcaacctaaaatgatatgtgagtggaaagaaaaaggttgaggactagtgggttagtcccatttgcctttgTTCAGCCAATATCATTCTAAATCTTTCCTAGCCATGTACCCATCTAAGTGTCCTTTAAATATGCAATTGTACTTgcttctaccactttctctggcagctcgtttcatatacccaccaccctctggtgCAGAAAGAGCCCCTCTGGCCCCTTTTAACTCTTTCCCCTTGCTCCTTAaatccatgcccccccccccacccccagttttAGATAATCCCACCCTAGGgaaaatggctgataatttaacatCTAtgcttgtgattttataaacctttataaggtgttcccccccccccccccatgctccaGTGTGGAAGGTCCCAGCTGAATCAGCCTCTCGTAATTGAAGCCCACTGGCCCCAGTAACATTCTTGcatatcttttctgcatcctttccagtttAATTAAGGTTCAGTGACCAGATTGATGCAGTCTCACCCTGGACTTTGTGCAGTGGTAACATGATATTCCAGTTTTCCTTACTGAAACTGATGTTCCACACAAGCCATCTACCTACCTCCTACCTCCTCCTTAATCCATTCTGCATGTTGGATGGACTTGCAGGGCTCACTTCATCCTCTTGTAAGATCCACATCTTGACCACTACCTGGATGAAGACATTTCTCCTGAGTTCCCCCTTGGATCTATTAGTGGCTGTCTTAAATTTATGGAGTTTTATTCTCCCATAGAAGCAAAAATATCTTTACAACCTCCATGGTATCCAAACCTTGTAGAATTACAACCTGTTAAAGGCCATCCTATCGTCATTTTCTTAACAGAAAAAGAACCCAGCCTGGTTGATTGGTATAATAACTTAGTTTTGTCATATTTCATGTGAAACTGTCTATGGAGTAAGCACAGATTGGagccctttcaacattctaaTGTAGACGCCAATTTACAACTGACATACACTATAGAAG
This genomic window from Narcine bancroftii isolate sNarBan1 chromosome 3, sNarBan1.hap1, whole genome shotgun sequence contains:
- the LOC138758465 gene encoding immediate early response gene 2 protein-like — protein: MDMKAEAQRVMAVALSKMYTGRLQRGGARLHRSLLLSLVLRGAQDVYLGLRAARGGPGRQLEAESGAGAAAEVRAPSPAPGVEFMDCSAQPVVESGRLEGIEPPAVSAQLAGSDPRGTPCPEPRPGQEVPADKRLVPRPDRSRKRRKDCPEPEALPTKRARLEEEEGGETRALAASLGSGPQVKVKEQPVNQGQIWRDRVLGELSMWVRPIVAY